A stretch of Exiguobacterium sp. BMC-KP DNA encodes these proteins:
- a CDS encoding sugar nucleotide-binding protein, whose translation MKAIITGMNGTVAPVVADVLAKYDIETVAWDRTKVSTTEESRMRTFLETERPNYFLHIGMGSVSWTEALVRLCQEYKIPFFFTSTVSVFSDDVPAPIEKDAKPDATDEYGAYKIACEQAIQAIDPQAKIVRIGWQIGTEAGSNNMVDFFTNEMKQHGVIQASRNWYPSSSLLEDTAEALVTILLEREAGLYQLNGNNRYSMYDLARALNTLHAKNWTIEPVDEPRRDNRMATDIVLVRPLSERLPL comes from the coding sequence ATGAAAGCAATCATTACAGGCATGAACGGAACGGTAGCGCCTGTCGTTGCGGACGTTTTAGCAAAGTACGACATCGAGACAGTCGCGTGGGACCGGACGAAAGTCTCGACGACTGAAGAATCTCGAATGCGGACATTTTTAGAAACCGAACGGCCGAATTATTTCTTACATATTGGGATGGGATCCGTCAGTTGGACGGAAGCGCTCGTTCGCTTGTGCCAAGAATATAAGATTCCATTTTTCTTCACGAGTACGGTGTCTGTTTTCTCGGACGACGTACCAGCACCGATTGAAAAGGATGCGAAGCCTGATGCGACCGACGAGTATGGTGCCTATAAGATTGCTTGCGAACAAGCGATTCAAGCAATTGATCCACAAGCGAAAATCGTCCGAATCGGTTGGCAAATCGGAACGGAGGCAGGTTCGAACAACATGGTCGATTTCTTTACGAACGAGATGAAGCAACACGGCGTCATTCAAGCAAGTCGCAACTGGTATCCATCGAGCTCGTTGCTTGAAGACACGGCGGAAGCACTCGTTACGATTTTACTGGAACGCGAAGCGGGGCTCTATCAGTTGAACGGAAACAATCGTTATTCGATGTACGATTTAGCGCGTGCCTTAAATACACTACATGCTAAAAATTGGACGATCGAACCAGTCGATGAACCGCGCCGAGACAATCGAATGGCGACAGACATCGTCTTGGTTCGCCCGTTATCAGAACGATTACCACTCTAA